A section of the Trichomycterus rosablanca isolate fTriRos1 chromosome 6, fTriRos1.hap1, whole genome shotgun sequence genome encodes:
- the LOC134316234 gene encoding uncharacterized protein LOC134316234 isoform X1 — MQWGLDIMEYHTSDAQRKHSEVHSSTSSESTNQQIMASRSHTEMSDANRFLSCQAKQLVDPSDFCSSATPKEHDSGSAQDSCSGFNVYSSGDDNGDDDNDNDDDSIYGDDDEKEEEEEDVCFFRQKKSTSILDDLFSEESSDSASDNEAELSSKPKDESDESQSDISECPKPSCSAPHKSKLKSVRVNKTKRKQDGKRVYDKKHYCLFCTKPFSKMARHLEDIHSKEEEVSKACSFPKGSKQRRIYLDELRHKGNYIHNIAVLKSGKGDLIPYKRPRGEVKASDFMHCAHCQGLFNKKVLWRHMKACKLSPKDYVPKPGKNRALSLCAINQPAPSNISPELWKVLSVMVPDKITDTVKNDGCIIQMAEYWLRKSGDSPNGPCFIRQKLRELGKLLMCGRKVTTLRKLEDFIDPYNCMQAVEAVRHACEYNSEKNAYKIPSLAKKLSICLTQLSRLVRSKTVIPKNVNLAQKLQDFQKIHEERWNDLLCATVMMKNEDSEMKWKTPTLLYFTEDVQKLHAFLDKTQDERMEQLTTEVSTKFWSDLVKITLTQIVLFNRSREAEVVSMTLSTFLSRDNVDPPTDIDWALTEVEKQLCRHFYKIVIRRDRSRPVPILLTPRMLHALQLLVEKRDSCGVTNDNVYVFARPSASTHFRCSDCIRGFASICRAKDHQSLTCWKLRKRMATLSTVLNLGDPEINQLASFLGHELFIQDKFYPLQERTLQLAKVYKVLTAMEQGRMMEFMGKNFSDIIVQHNEEVDLSGDRLKKSWDCSGGFPVAPSGKRVAQKKRKTWTESEIQAVEKHMNDYITSFRVPGKAACENCIGAETLALKNRDWQSVKFYIYNRIMAQKRDTSQSVAGTM, encoded by the exons ATGCAGTGGGGACTGGAC ATAATGGAGTATCACACATCTGATGCTCAGAGGAAGCACTCAGAAGTTCACAGCTCCACCAGCTCTGAATCCACCAATCAGCAG ATAATGGCGAGCAGAAGTCATACTGAGATGAGTGACGCCAACAGATTTCTTTCCTGCCAGGCAAAACAACTAGTGGATCCCAGTGatttttgtagttctgcaaCACCTAAGGAGCAT gatTCAGGAAGTGCACAGGATTCCTGTTCAGGATTCAATGTTTACTCCTCTGGGGATGATAacggtgatgatgataatgataatgatgatgatagtatttatggtgatgatgatgaaaaggaggaggaggaggaggatgtttGTTTTTTCAGACAGAAGAAAAGCACAAGCATA TTGGATGATTTATTTTCTGAAGAGTCAAGCGATTCTGCATCGGACAACGAAGCAGAACTTTCATCAAAACCTAAAGATGAAAGTGATGAAAGTCAGTCGGACATTAGCGAGTGCCCTAAACCTAGCTGTAGTGCTCCTCATAAGTCAAAGCTCAAATCTGTAAGAGTAAACAAGACTAAGAGGAAGCAGGATGGTAAGAGAGTATACGACAAAAAACACTACTGCCTGTTTTGCACGAAACCGTTCAGCAAAATGGCGCGGCATTTGGAAGATATTCATTCTAAAGAGGAGGAAGTCTCAAAAGCTTGCAGCTTTCCTAAAGGGTCGAAGCAGAGGCGGATTTATTTAGACGAGCTCCGTCACAAGGGGAATTACATCCACAATATCGCTGTGCTAAAATCTGGAAAAGGTGACCTGATCCCGTATAAGCGTCCACGAGGGGAAGTAAAAGCGAGCGACTTCATGCACTGCGCTCACTGTCAGGGATTGTTCAACAAAAAAGTGTTGTGGAGGCACATGAAGGCGTGTAAGCTCAGTCCCAAAGATTATGTACCCAAACCTGGTAAAAACCGTGCACTGTCGCTGTGTGCCATTAACCAACCTGCACCCTCAAATATCAGCCCAGAGTTGTGGAAGGTTTTGAGTGTGATGGTTCCAGACAAAATTACGGACACTGTGAAGAACGACGGGTGCATCATCCAGATGGCTGAGTATTGGCTTAGAAAGAGTGGTGACTCACCGAACGGACCTTGTTTTATTCGACAGAAATTACGAGAATTAGGAAAACTGCTGATGTGTGGCAGGAAAGTTACGACTTTAAGGAAACTGGAGGATTTTATAGATCCGTACAACTGCATGCAGGCGGTGGAGGCCGTGAGACATGCGTGTGAATATAACAGCgagaaaaatgcatacaaaATTCCATCTCTGGCAAAAAAACTCTCCATATGCCTGACGCAGCTTAGTCGACTTGTAAGGAGCAAAACTGTGATTCCGAAAAATGTTAACTTAGCACAGAAGCTGCAGGACTTTCAAAAAATCCATGAGGAACGCTGGAACGATTTGTTGTGCGCAACAGTCATGATGAAAAATGAGGACTCAGAAATGAAATGGAAGACTCCAACGTTACTGTATTTTACAGAAGACGTCCAAAAACTTCACGCTTTTCTTGACAAAACGCAGGATGAACGGATGGAGCAGTTAACCACTGAGGTTTCTACAAAATTTTGGTCAGATTTAGTGAAGATTACTCTGACTCAGATTGTCCTATTCAACCGAAGTAGAGAAGCAGAAGTTGTAAGCATGACGCTGAGCACATTTCTTTCCCGAGACAACGTCGATCCTCCAACCGACATCGACTGGGCACTGACAGAAGTTGAAAAGCAACTGTGCCGGCATTTTTATAAAATAGTAATCCGACGGGACAGATCACGGCCTGTTCCAATTTTGCTTACTCCGAGAATGCTGCATGCTCTGCAGCTCCTGGTGGAAAAGCGAGATTCCTGCGGTGTCACAAATGACAATGTATACGTCTTCGCCCGTCCCTCTGCTTCGACACATTTCCGCTGTTCAGACTGCATTCGAGGGTTTGCGTCCATCTGCAGAGCAAAGGATCATCAATCGCTGACCTGTTGGAAGTTGCGAAAACGAATGGCAACGCTCTCAACAGTGCTGAATCTCGGGGATCCGGAAATAAACCAGCTAGCGAGCTTCCTTGGGCATGAGCTCTTCATTCAGGATAAGTTTTACCCCCTGCAGGAACGAACATTACAGCTAGCTAAAGTGTACAAAGTGCTAACAGCAATGGAGCAAGGACGAATGATGGAGTTTATGGGCAAGAACTTCTCAGACATCATTGTTCAACATAATG AGGAAGTTGATCTGAGTGGTGACAGACTGAAGAAGAGCTGGGATTGTTCAG GGGGGTTTCCAGTCGCCCCTTCAGGTAAAAGAGTAGctcagaaaaaaaggaaaacgtGGACTGAGAGTGAGATCCAGGCTGTGGAGAAACACATGAATGATTACATCACTTCCTTCAGAGTCCCGGGCAAAGCAGCCTGTGAGAACTGTATCGGTGCTGAAACTTTAGCTTTAAAAAACAGAGACTGGCAGAGCGTTaaattttacatctacaaccgCATCATGGCTCAGAAGAGAGACACAAGTCAGAGTGTGGCTGGAACTATGTAA
- the LOC134316234 gene encoding uncharacterized protein LOC134316234 isoform X2, producing the protein MEYHTSDAQRKHSEVHSSTSSESTNQQIMASRSHTEMSDANRFLSCQAKQLVDPSDFCSSATPKEHDSGSAQDSCSGFNVYSSGDDNGDDDNDNDDDSIYGDDDEKEEEEEDVCFFRQKKSTSILDDLFSEESSDSASDNEAELSSKPKDESDESQSDISECPKPSCSAPHKSKLKSVRVNKTKRKQDGKRVYDKKHYCLFCTKPFSKMARHLEDIHSKEEEVSKACSFPKGSKQRRIYLDELRHKGNYIHNIAVLKSGKGDLIPYKRPRGEVKASDFMHCAHCQGLFNKKVLWRHMKACKLSPKDYVPKPGKNRALSLCAINQPAPSNISPELWKVLSVMVPDKITDTVKNDGCIIQMAEYWLRKSGDSPNGPCFIRQKLRELGKLLMCGRKVTTLRKLEDFIDPYNCMQAVEAVRHACEYNSEKNAYKIPSLAKKLSICLTQLSRLVRSKTVIPKNVNLAQKLQDFQKIHEERWNDLLCATVMMKNEDSEMKWKTPTLLYFTEDVQKLHAFLDKTQDERMEQLTTEVSTKFWSDLVKITLTQIVLFNRSREAEVVSMTLSTFLSRDNVDPPTDIDWALTEVEKQLCRHFYKIVIRRDRSRPVPILLTPRMLHALQLLVEKRDSCGVTNDNVYVFARPSASTHFRCSDCIRGFASICRAKDHQSLTCWKLRKRMATLSTVLNLGDPEINQLASFLGHELFIQDKFYPLQERTLQLAKVYKVLTAMEQGRMMEFMGKNFSDIIVQHNEEVDLSGDRLKKSWDCSGGFPVAPSGKRVAQKKRKTWTESEIQAVEKHMNDYITSFRVPGKAACENCIGAETLALKNRDWQSVKFYIYNRIMAQKRDTSQSVAGTM; encoded by the exons ATGGAGTATCACACATCTGATGCTCAGAGGAAGCACTCAGAAGTTCACAGCTCCACCAGCTCTGAATCCACCAATCAGCAG ATAATGGCGAGCAGAAGTCATACTGAGATGAGTGACGCCAACAGATTTCTTTCCTGCCAGGCAAAACAACTAGTGGATCCCAGTGatttttgtagttctgcaaCACCTAAGGAGCAT gatTCAGGAAGTGCACAGGATTCCTGTTCAGGATTCAATGTTTACTCCTCTGGGGATGATAacggtgatgatgataatgataatgatgatgatagtatttatggtgatgatgatgaaaaggaggaggaggaggaggatgtttGTTTTTTCAGACAGAAGAAAAGCACAAGCATA TTGGATGATTTATTTTCTGAAGAGTCAAGCGATTCTGCATCGGACAACGAAGCAGAACTTTCATCAAAACCTAAAGATGAAAGTGATGAAAGTCAGTCGGACATTAGCGAGTGCCCTAAACCTAGCTGTAGTGCTCCTCATAAGTCAAAGCTCAAATCTGTAAGAGTAAACAAGACTAAGAGGAAGCAGGATGGTAAGAGAGTATACGACAAAAAACACTACTGCCTGTTTTGCACGAAACCGTTCAGCAAAATGGCGCGGCATTTGGAAGATATTCATTCTAAAGAGGAGGAAGTCTCAAAAGCTTGCAGCTTTCCTAAAGGGTCGAAGCAGAGGCGGATTTATTTAGACGAGCTCCGTCACAAGGGGAATTACATCCACAATATCGCTGTGCTAAAATCTGGAAAAGGTGACCTGATCCCGTATAAGCGTCCACGAGGGGAAGTAAAAGCGAGCGACTTCATGCACTGCGCTCACTGTCAGGGATTGTTCAACAAAAAAGTGTTGTGGAGGCACATGAAGGCGTGTAAGCTCAGTCCCAAAGATTATGTACCCAAACCTGGTAAAAACCGTGCACTGTCGCTGTGTGCCATTAACCAACCTGCACCCTCAAATATCAGCCCAGAGTTGTGGAAGGTTTTGAGTGTGATGGTTCCAGACAAAATTACGGACACTGTGAAGAACGACGGGTGCATCATCCAGATGGCTGAGTATTGGCTTAGAAAGAGTGGTGACTCACCGAACGGACCTTGTTTTATTCGACAGAAATTACGAGAATTAGGAAAACTGCTGATGTGTGGCAGGAAAGTTACGACTTTAAGGAAACTGGAGGATTTTATAGATCCGTACAACTGCATGCAGGCGGTGGAGGCCGTGAGACATGCGTGTGAATATAACAGCgagaaaaatgcatacaaaATTCCATCTCTGGCAAAAAAACTCTCCATATGCCTGACGCAGCTTAGTCGACTTGTAAGGAGCAAAACTGTGATTCCGAAAAATGTTAACTTAGCACAGAAGCTGCAGGACTTTCAAAAAATCCATGAGGAACGCTGGAACGATTTGTTGTGCGCAACAGTCATGATGAAAAATGAGGACTCAGAAATGAAATGGAAGACTCCAACGTTACTGTATTTTACAGAAGACGTCCAAAAACTTCACGCTTTTCTTGACAAAACGCAGGATGAACGGATGGAGCAGTTAACCACTGAGGTTTCTACAAAATTTTGGTCAGATTTAGTGAAGATTACTCTGACTCAGATTGTCCTATTCAACCGAAGTAGAGAAGCAGAAGTTGTAAGCATGACGCTGAGCACATTTCTTTCCCGAGACAACGTCGATCCTCCAACCGACATCGACTGGGCACTGACAGAAGTTGAAAAGCAACTGTGCCGGCATTTTTATAAAATAGTAATCCGACGGGACAGATCACGGCCTGTTCCAATTTTGCTTACTCCGAGAATGCTGCATGCTCTGCAGCTCCTGGTGGAAAAGCGAGATTCCTGCGGTGTCACAAATGACAATGTATACGTCTTCGCCCGTCCCTCTGCTTCGACACATTTCCGCTGTTCAGACTGCATTCGAGGGTTTGCGTCCATCTGCAGAGCAAAGGATCATCAATCGCTGACCTGTTGGAAGTTGCGAAAACGAATGGCAACGCTCTCAACAGTGCTGAATCTCGGGGATCCGGAAATAAACCAGCTAGCGAGCTTCCTTGGGCATGAGCTCTTCATTCAGGATAAGTTTTACCCCCTGCAGGAACGAACATTACAGCTAGCTAAAGTGTACAAAGTGCTAACAGCAATGGAGCAAGGACGAATGATGGAGTTTATGGGCAAGAACTTCTCAGACATCATTGTTCAACATAATG AGGAAGTTGATCTGAGTGGTGACAGACTGAAGAAGAGCTGGGATTGTTCAG GGGGGTTTCCAGTCGCCCCTTCAGGTAAAAGAGTAGctcagaaaaaaaggaaaacgtGGACTGAGAGTGAGATCCAGGCTGTGGAGAAACACATGAATGATTACATCACTTCCTTCAGAGTCCCGGGCAAAGCAGCCTGTGAGAACTGTATCGGTGCTGAAACTTTAGCTTTAAAAAACAGAGACTGGCAGAGCGTTaaattttacatctacaaccgCATCATGGCTCAGAAGAGAGACACAAGTCAGAGTGTGGCTGGAACTATGTAA